The genome window TTGACGCAGAATTTCCACATCTAATATCAACTGATCCCCGGGGAGAACCGGTTTCCTGAATTTTACCTTGTCGACCCCCATGAAATACATAAGCATTTGACCTTTTTCTTTTGAGGTGGATTTGAGACCGAGTACTCCCCCTGCCTGGGCCATGGCTTCTAATATCAGCACGCCCGGCATGATAGGCTCCACGGGAAAATGACCCTGGAAAAAAGGTTCATTTATGGTCACATTTTTTAATGCCTTGATTGTCTTTCCTTTTTCGAGTTCAAGGATTCTGTCAACGAGCAGAAAGGGATACCTATGCGGGAGTGAATTCATAATTTCCAGAATATCATATGTTTCATCCATTTTTTTCTCCACCGTCAGTTTTTCTCAATCTTT of Desulfosarcina sp. BuS5 contains these proteins:
- the fabZ gene encoding 3-hydroxyacyl-ACP dehydratase FabZ; amino-acid sequence: MDETYDILEIMNSLPHRYPFLLVDRILELEKGKTIKALKNVTINEPFFQGHFPVEPIMPGVLILEAMAQAGGVLGLKSTSKEKGQMLMYFMGVDKVKFRKPVLPGDQLILDVEILRQRKTTFRMKGFASVNNKIAAEAELLATLGYKK